A single region of the Dehalococcoides mccartyi genome encodes:
- a CDS encoding HyaD/HybD family hydrogenase maturation endopeptidase — protein MFFNPGDESPKPILVLGTGNILLSDEGAGVRCIERLSRFPIPEDVELYDGGTAAMDLLDVISGREKMFILDAVHGGDEPGMIYRFRPEDIKTEQKIDISFHQMGLMEILNLAKYHDAMPKDIIIYGIQPGSMAPGFELTPAVDKAVNRVVEMMKEELGIK, from the coding sequence ATGTTTTTTAATCCGGGAGATGAATCTCCCAAACCTATATTGGTCCTGGGTACAGGCAATATACTCTTAAGTGATGAAGGTGCCGGGGTACGCTGCATAGAGCGGCTATCCCGGTTTCCTATTCCTGAAGATGTAGAGCTGTATGACGGCGGCACTGCTGCCATGGATTTGCTGGACGTTATATCCGGCCGCGAAAAAATGTTCATACTGGATGCGGTTCACGGCGGAGACGAACCCGGCATGATATACCGCTTCCGCCCCGAGGATATCAAGACCGAGCAAAAAATTGATATCTCTTTCCACCAGATGGGGCTGATGGAAATACTTAATCTGGCCAAATATCATGACGCTATGCCCAAAGATATTATTATTTACGGCATCCAGCCCGGCAGCATGGCACCGGGATTTGAGCTGACCCCGGCAGTAGATAAAGCAGTAAACCGAGTAGTGGAAATGATGAAGGAAGAGCTGGGCATTAAATAA